The segment AGAACCCAGGCCCAGGGGCCCCTCGCTGGGAGCCAAAGGTTATAGGACTGGCCCCGGACTAAGATCCAGATCAGGCTGAGGGAAATGTGGGCAGAAAGACAGACAAAGATGTTAAGTGGCGTTCAGAGCAGGTCTTTGGAACAGGCCCGGCCTACAGTCAGAAACCGTGCTTCTGGAAACCAGCCTGTTCTCTGCGAacctcttccctcccccagaAGACATTCCTGGAGCAGACCTCACCGTTCTGTTAAAGTCCCTTCCAAGGCTGACGGCTCAGTTAGAGACCTTGGATTTAGGTCTGTTAAGAATTCTCACTCTTCAGAGACCCTCCTCATATACCCATGCTTCAGTACTCTTCTCTACTCACACCCCCAGATGACCGCCACACAGATGATTACCTACAGCCACACCGCCTCTGGGTCTCTGAAGCCGGAGCTCCAGCAAGCTGGGCTCAGCCCTTACTGTGGCTCCTTGAGCCCTGGCGAGGGCTGATGGaggcagctgtggccacaggctaTCAGGAGCACTTAGAACACCCCTCCCACTCCCATGTCCCCCGACTCCTAGGGGAACTTAAAGCCCCtgggagaggagtcctcagggcCTGGCTGAGAGGGCAGTCCCTTCCCACCTGTGAGCACTGGAGGCCATGGCTGAGAGGGAGTACAGGCAGCAGGAGGAAGTGGATGGAGCTGCAGGCTTGAGGGTGGGCCCCGCACTGGGCTCTTACCATCTTCTGGGTATCCACCTGGGCCACAACCTCCAGCAGCACCAGCAGGGCCAGGGCAAAATGGCAGAGCCCCATAGCAGGGAGTAAGGCCCAGTTCTGGGGGAGAAATGAACTCCATGTTACAGGCaggtaaactgaggctcaaaaaaaaaaccaaaaaaaaacaactgaggctcagattGGCTGGGACTCACCACGGCAGGGACAAGAGCTGCCAGCTAAACCTGCTCTGCCTTGAGCCTCTGTGTAAGATCAAGTGGGTTATGGGTGCCAAAAGAGATAAAGAGGCAAGTTTGAGGCCCAAGGCTCTTGAAGAGAGATGACCTCTCCCCAAAGCCCCCTCACCTCTGAGTCCTCAGCCCTAGGACTACTGTGTACAGTCACACAGGTTGCTCACTGCACAACTCTTGGGGGCCCCAGCTTCACAGACTATTTTGTGGATGTAGCCCCAGGAATTGTTTAAGGCTATAGCCCAACTGACTCCCCCAAAGCCAGCTGCCTGAAAAGAAGAATGCAGAGGCCTGAGGTGAGAGGATTTAAGGCCCCAGGCTGAGGAAGCGGGGTGGTTGGGCATGATCAGAGATGCGCTGTTCCCACAGTTCCCAAAGCCTGCCTAGAGGAATGAGCAAGGTGGGAAGATGCTCTTCCCATCCCCCTCTCGGCTGCCACACCTGCAGAACCCCCACAACAGTTTCCCCCCCAGCCTCGCCTTGGGCCTAATCCCAACCCCAGCTATAATGCCTATTTTCTTTCATGGCATTCACCCTCAAACTAACCGAgacctccttcctgcccccattcccaACCCCAAGATGCTCATCCTCCTAACAGCACATGGGAAAGGGTTGATATTGCTCACGTGCTCCCCCTTGGCCAGGCTGGTTATGCATTCAGAGACAAAAGCAGCTCTTACGGGTGGTGGGCAGGGGGAGATTCATTCATGCCCCAGGGAGGctctggcaggaggagaaagctgCTACTCTCCTAACTCCCAGAAGAGCCCAGGACAGTGTCCCACTTCCAGCTGGCAGCCCTTCTGAGCCAGTGGGTGGTGGGGCACAGCCAAATTCAGGGTGAGGAGAGGTGAAGGAAGGAACAGTATGGGTAGCAGGAgctggaggtgggatgggggaaaTGGAGAGCATCTCTGGAGGCTTAACCTTCCCTCAGATGGCCCTCAGTGGGGATGGAATATAAGGAAAATGAGCTGTTGGAGCCAGACAGGGACAGCCCCAACATGGGCATGGTGGGAGAAGACAGGCAGTGGGCACTCCACAGCTGCCTCACAATCTGGAGCCCCCACAGCCTCTCTACCCTCAGGAAGAGACACCCCTGCCTCCTCTCAGTTGAGCAGGAAGAAAACACAGAGCTGATGCCAAAGAAATTACAGCAGCACCTTGGCAACCATTTGTGGGCTGGGAGCCTGAGACGCACCATTGCTGTGGGGGAGCCAAGCTCCTTCTGCTGGGCAGCTGGGGAGACTGGGGCCTCTAGCAGGAGGGAGGTGGCTTGGGCAGAGGAGATACTGGGGATCTGTCTCTTTCATGCAGCCTAAGGACTGAGGGCTTGTGCTCCAGATGCACTGAATATGGAATAGGAGGAGGCAGAAGGTAAATGGATAGACTTCAGGAAGGCTTTATGTCCTTTGGGGACCACAGAATCAGAGACGGAGGGAGGTTAGGGAGGGTCCTTCTGGAGATCTCTGAGATCACATTGGGTGGGGTGTGACGGTAGAGAGTGGGGTGCTGAGTCCAAGGCAAAGAACTGAAGGGCATGGCGATGGGAGAACTTTGTATCAAGCAGGGCTTGTGTGAGGAGGTTGTGGCCAGTGGCAGGAGCACCTGTTCTCTTTCTCCATTGTGGGGATGGATGCGCGGGGCTGACGTGATTATCAACTAAACTTGGAGCAATGACTGCAGCCCCACGCTTCACCAAGGACTAGGATCCAGACCTGAGGGGAGGGTGTGCAGAGGTGTGGGAAGAGCCAGACGGCCCTCAGGTACAGGACCGGCTGTGATCCTGTCTTGGTGGGGTTCAGGTGGGTGAACCCCACAGGCTTTTGGCCAAGGAGGTAGGGCAGGTCAGCACCAGGACCAGTTTGGAAGGCCTTACCTCTTCCATTTTATGCTTCTCACCCCTTTCTTTCCCAGCCTTTCCATCTTCTCTGGCTCTGAAGAATCTGTGAGTGGGCTGGGAGTAGGGGGAGGGACTGACGATCAAGCTGCCTGAGCCAGGCCTAGGATTGGTGAGGGCAGCCCAGTAGCTTGGGGAATGGGCCAAGCCCCTTTCAACCCTCTCTTCCAGCCCCACTCAGCCCTGAAACCCAACCTCTGAACTGCTCTCATTCATGTCCTCACCCAACCCCTTATTCTAGTTGTACCCTTGCCCTCTGCCCAGCCCTCACCTGACCTTTCACTTGGCACTGCACCCAGCCTCGGCCCCTCACGCCCTGCCCAACCCTCACCTGGCCCCTCAGCTCCGGCCTGCACCCCGCAGCTGCTGGTCCAGCCGGCAGAGCTGGTGAAGGAAACCTCTGTTGGGGAAGACCCATCGGCGCTCCCTCACGGTGATCACCGCCTGGCGCAGGGAGAGCTGCTGGCGCAGCATGAGGTAGGCCAGGACCAGTGTGGCAGAGCGGCTCACCCCGACCACGCAGTGCACCAGGACCTTGGCTGAGGAAGACATCCTGCTGAAAGAGCCTTTCCCACCAGCCAGCCCACCCAGTGGCTGAGGTGGGGACCCAAGTTCCTTCCCTTACTCTGCTTTGGGTGTATTCTGTGACCCTCGGCAAATCACTCAACATGTCTGGGCCTCCATTTCCCGATGTGTCAAGTGGGTACATTAGCACCTCTTATGCCTACCCTTGGGATGGGGTAAACACACCCCAATACGGCTTCTAGGACTCTCTGTGGGCTGGCCTTGCTGACCTTGCAGCTTCACCCCAGGCTGTCCCACCCCAGCTCTCAGCTCTGGAAACACTGGGTAACTTGCAGTCCCTTGAAGCTGTCATGGTCCCTGGCCTCCAGCCTTCCCACATGCTCtttcaactacttgtaaaagttTTTCCCTTCTCTCAGTCTGACTAACATCTACTACTCATTTGTCAGGATTCCACTGAGATAAGGCTTCCTGACTACTCATGGTATCATTTGAATCACAAAGCAGCTCATCCTTTTTGCATGGATGCAACAGTGAATACTGTTGTAGAGGGAATTCCCCCCAACTTCCTGATCCTCTGAATCCAGGACCCTGTCCTGTACTTCACTTTTACCGACTCATCTGAGTAGTGCTCAGATGTAATAACATTTTGAATGTCTTTCCACCAGGGACCCTGCTTTGTTTAAGGCAAGTATCTAGTGTCCCCTTATCTAGCTCCATGCCTGTCACAGAGAAGATAATAAATAGttgatgaatgaatgggtgaagaAAAATGAAGGTCAGGATGCTTTGGATTGAAAAGTGCTATGAGCCACAGTCTTGTCTTTCCCATGACACAGATGAGAAACCGAAGCATAGACACTGGCTTATCTGGGGTCGGGTAGCAAGGGGCACAGCTCTCACCCAGGATGAACAGTAAGCAGcttccccaggctcctttgttgcACCCCAGAtattagaagatttttttttccatttgaaagtACTTTGGGGCAGAAACCAGACATCTAGATACCAGATGGCAATCTCCCAAGGCTGAGTGATGCAGAGGAAGaactgttttattgtttgggagacctggcttccagcCCCAGGGCTGCTCCTAACTCGGGGCATGACCTTGTACTTCAGGCCTCCCTTTCCCTGTCTGTGGAGCAATGCTACTGGATAAAGTGCTGGGACACTGAGCAGAGGATTTAAAAAAcatgatgactttttaaaaactagcGGTGGGAGGCCACTGATGTTAAAGGGGAACCTGGACATCCTCCCATGACTGAGCTGGGTGGAATATGGGTTCAGATGTCAGGTCCTACCCCCAGGCGTGCTCAGGGCACGGTGGATGAAGTCAGCTGCAGAAGAGAAGTAGACACTGATGTCGAACTCAGGGAGGTCGTGGGCTGGCACCCCCAGGTAGCTCACACTGCTGCCATAGAAGTCAGCGTTGCCCTGACAGTAGAGGCCCCCATGGGCGGCATTCAGCACGTGGGTGATGCCCAGCTTCCAGAGCTCAAAGCGGTTATTTGCTGTGGCCctagggaggggaggaagggaagccATGAGGTCTGGGAAGGAGGCGTTGTCTGGTCCCCTGCCTTAGAGCGATGAATCCATTAGGGTCCAGAAGGAGCCAGAGGAACTTGTGGGGTTCACGGCTCACAGCCTCACCCAGGAGCTTTCTAGTAGGGGAGCTGGTAGTACAGGGATGTAGCTTTAGCTTCTCCGCTTCCTGAGGCAATCCGCCCCTGCCATGCCAGGACAGGAAGGAAAGGATTGCTTCAGCCCTAGGACCCAGCTGCACCTCCCTGCTTGCCACATGCCCTGCCTCGCACATCCGGCTCTTCCTGGCCACTACCTCATACCTGTTTTTAATCTGCAAATATTTAAAGGTGACACCTTCCTTGATTCACCTCCAGTCAGCCTTCCTCACCCAGTCTGTGTCCAAAGGAAGAAGGCCGGAACCGGAAAGGGGAGCTCTCTGTCCACCCCATCTCTCACCCCAAATCACCACGATTCCCCGTCCTttgccccacccaccccacccccaagatCCCACCCCCAAGACCCACCAGTTGTTCCTGATGTGCCAGAAGACTCTGGGAACTTTTGGGAGCTCCCTTCTTTCAGGCAGGCAAAGTCCCTGCTCCCCCTGGTGGCTGCACCTGATCACTGCACTGTTCCTAGCACGAAGGGGTCCTGGAggaagtccctggcttgggaaactCAGAGCAGAACCAGTTGCCCTTTCTCTCACCCCAACCCCCCATCTCTGGTAAAGATCCCAAGAACTGTCTCTCCTTGTCCTCACCCCCACGTCCCTTCAGCCAACTACCACTCACGCATCTCCTATGTAAAGGTTGGGCCAAACTTCATCCACGTGGCTGGAAGAAACCTTCCCTGCCCTCAGGAGCTCCTCCAGTTCCAGGACGCTGGGGCAAGGCGTAGCTCCCGCATCTCCCCTCAGCTGTGGGAGCGAGGCTTCCGCCATGGGCCAGCCCACCCACCCCTCTGTCTCCGTGGTCactcctctctgcctctccagTGTCATTCCTCCTTCCTAGAGACTGGCAGGGACAGGTGAGACGGCAGCAAGTGACTCAGCAAATTACAGGGGCCTCTAGAGAAAACAGGACATTTTCCTCCCCAAGTCACCCCCTGGCCTGAAACTGCCTGACAACAGGGAATCAGATCTATCTCTGCAAGTCACGTtacctctcagcctcagtttcttcatctctcaaGTAAGAATTATAAGGATTAGCTGAAACAAAAGATACTCTGAGTCTAACACACAGTAGATATTAATAGATTTAGAGTCCTGTATAAGTCTATTTGGTTCTGAGGACTGCGTTAAGGTAGAGATCCGGTGCAGAGGAGGTGGTTGGCTCCAACGATGCATGATGGGAAAAGTTCTTCAGGTCTGGGTGGGTCACATACTAAGTGGAAACTGTTTGACTGCTGGAGGAGCTTCTGGATTATGGGACTCAGGGGAAGTTTCCTGAGTTACAGAGTCTGAGAAATGTGGAGGGGAGGCCTGGAGGACCTCATCTAAAGGGTGCCCACAGGGTTTGTGGGGGAAAGTTTGAACAATAGTTCTGTTATGAAGATGGCTGATTTCTCAAAAGAGACGGCTAAAATGGGCCATGTGTGCCAGAGAGGCAGAAGGGAGAGATGAATGTTTTCCTCGACCTTCTGAAGAGGCAAAGAAAGGGCtgtcatcaaaaatatttttgggtgggagggagattcctCTGCTTATAAGGGCTTTTGTCCTCACAGCAGAAACAGAGAAAGGTCTGTATTCGTCCTTCTGCCAGAGGTCCTCGTAGGCTGAAGTGAGATGTCTTGCCCACTCTCAGATGCCTTCATGAAGgctttgtggggggtgggggggggcataAGCTGTAGTGGGGAGGCTCCCAGTTGCACCTGGCTTTGAGTCTGGTTTGAGGGTAAAGGCCATACCAGGGCATTCCATGGAAGCGGGTTGCACTCAGTGTCCACCCCAGAATCCCACTCCCATCAGAGCCACTGAAGCCTGCCTTGCACCGCCCGAGGAAGCAAGGTGAAGAGGGGGCTGGAGCCCAGGTCGAAGGCGGttttagaggttaaagcgtctgcctggaatgcgggacacctgggttcgatccctgggtcgggaagatcccctggagaaggaaatggcaacccactccagtactcttgtctggagaatcccatggagggaggagcctggtaggctacagtccgtggggtcacaaagagtcggacacgactgagcgacttcacttcacatgccACGGCTAGGCCTAAGGTGGGGGCTTCCTTCAGGGTGGGGTGGTACAGTAAAGCGAGAAGAGCATATGTTCTCAAGTTAGACTTCAGTAGGAATACTGGCTTCGGCACATATTAACTGCGGACCTGAGGCAAAGTTGCTTGGCCCTTCTCTGTTGTGATGCCCTGCATAGGTGGCACAAGGATTAAGAGATATATTTATATGGCATTTGGCATAGGGACAGTCAGAGAGTAAAGGGGCAATAAACGGTAATAATGATGACTGGAGGCTGGCTCCCTGCAAAGGAATTAGGGGAAAGTCCCTCTTGCCCCCAATTTACTAATCCCATAGGCCCCGCCCCGCCTGCACTAGCGCGTCATCTCTCATCTCGTTAGCTTTGGACCAAATGCATGCTCTCTTGGGTTTCCTTGCAGCCGTTTCAGATCGCCGTCCTCCCCTCACGCCCATCTTGAACCCCGAGCGTCTTCCGGGTTTTGCCCCACCCCCTAAGGCTCCGCCTCCCATCGATGGGGCCCCGCCTCGCGAAGTATATCCGGTTCGGATTTGAGCAGCTGCCGGCGCGGATGAGACCGCGGTCGGAGCCGGGCCGCAGCGATGCCTGCGCGCAGCCGCCACCGCCCCAGCCTCCACTCCGGCTCGCCTACCCGGGCTCCGCCCCCACCGCTTGAGGCGTCTCTCTCTAGGGAGGCCCGGAGGGCACCGGACTCCGGCAGCGGCTCGGACGCCGACCCGGAGGCGGGTCCGGGGAGCGCGATTCGGAACAAGGAGGTGAGCTGCAGCTgaggtggaggagaggggagTTCGGGGTGGGCGCATGCAGCACGGGTGAATGGGGGAGTCGGGGGTGGAGGCGGGTGGGGGTGCCAGGGACAGAATTCGGAGGGGCCGTGGGAGACGGTTGAGGGAGCGTGGAGAGTCCTTTAGAACGGAATCTGAGGGAAATGGAGGCTGTTGAGCCGAGGCCCTGAGGCGGGTGACGATGGCCCCCGACTAAGGGGTAAGAAGAGGCCGAGGGGcgagggagagggtgtggaggctGAGGGAGATGTGGCCTTGGAGAGGCAGGGCATGGACGTTTCGGAAAGCCGGGTGAAAGTGAGGGGAGAAGACCGAAGGGTCCCGCGGGAATGTAGGACCAGGGGGGAGATGCTCTGCGGTTTGGCAGTGGGAAGAGGGCTCAGAGGAGCCGATCCAGGGCCGATGTTCCCACTGGGCGAGAGAGAAGGAACTAGGGTGGGACTGACGAGATTGCTGACCTAAGGGGTTGGTACTAATTAGGGGGAGGATTTAGGTTTGAAGAGGAAGGGGCTGTCAGGTGGCAAGTCGTCTGGCCTTAAAGACCAGAAAGAGATAAATGGGGTCAAGACCGAAGAGGAGCCCTTGGGGGCTCTAATTTAGGGCTTGGGCATTTGCACAGGTGTCTTTCATAGCATGGAAGGTCTCTGGGGTAATATACTTGGATTATGGAGCTTTCTAGTTTGTGGACAGTGAGTCCTTATAAGAATCTGGGGTGAGAAGGGTGTTCTTTAACACTGATTTGCCCAAAGGACTAGAAGTAGTGAAAAGGAAGTGATGTTTGGAAAAGATAGTGAAAGGAGTGGTTCTGAATGTAAAGATAAATCCTTTGAATTTATTCTCACAGTGATAGCGTGTTTCTctttatttgtttgtattttatttaaatttgttttgtctTAAATACCTGACAAGTTTaggtaatctttaaaaaaaatttaatactttacctttattaaaaaaaaataaagtcgaaACAAGTTTGGACACTTAGATTTTTCAGATACTCCGTACTGACTGATTTCACTCTTGATCATTTGAGTTGACATATACTGGTCAGGAGGTAAAAATATGATCATGGCAAATATCTGGGTTAAAAGCATCTGGTTTTATCTACCTAAAAAAGTAGATAAAACTGTGTGAAACCACCACAGTCCAGGAGACTACCAGACCTTTCTCTCTCCCATGACTCCACAATTGGAGTTATCTCTTGAAAACTGGAAGGATACCCTTGACAGATTTGCAGGACCAATACTTTGCAGTTAttgtataaataatatttttagtaaAGTTATCTAGAGTAAGAATAGAGGATGCTTGTAGCTGGCAGTTAACAGAACTGGGATAGGTGGGTACACAGATGCCTTTTACTGTATGGAAGATATAGTACCAAAACCATGATTGTgccagaaaaataattattaccaTATCTATATTTAGttgaaataggttttttttttgtaattgttaAATAGCGTGATTTGGTGAAGTGTTTGACTAGCCACATCTCATATGTTGTTTTACAACTTTTTATACAGTTAGAGGTTGACAAAGTTGTTGGCGTttcaaaacaaaagttttaatcAAGTATTTCTAGTCTAAATGGGTATCTTAACAGTTTAATCTTAATGAGATGATAATTTACTTACTGCAGCTAGTTACTAAGttagtgtatgtgtatacactcTATGTCATATCTTCAAATGCCCAGTGGACTGATAATTATTTCTTCAAAGGAGAGATGAATTCTTAGCCTTGCTTTTAGCTATTGTTCAAAATTAgctcctttttctttaaattaatataGTTGAGAAAGTGTGTATACTGTTGCTTATTTATGTTTGTTTACCCTcactaagcttccctggtggctcggagggtAAAGTGtccgcttgcaatg is part of the Ovis canadensis isolate MfBH-ARS-UI-01 breed Bighorn chromosome 25, ARS-UI_OviCan_v2, whole genome shotgun sequence genome and harbors:
- the DUSP13A gene encoding dual specificity protein phosphatase 13A, translated to MAEASLPQLRGDAGATPCPSVLELEELLRAGKVSSSHVDEVWPNLYIGDAATANNRFELWKLGITHVLNAAHGGLYCQGNADFYGSSVSYLGVPAHDLPEFDISVYFSSAADFIHRALSTPGGRT